The following are encoded together in the Humulus lupulus chromosome 5, drHumLupu1.1, whole genome shotgun sequence genome:
- the LOC133777571 gene encoding homeobox-leucine zipper protein HAT3 isoform X2, with protein sequence MGENDDGLGLSLSLGCGATQPSVKLNLMQKPSPPMQYHHHHHHHRQKTPWNEIFQLSNDSRSFLRGLDVNQAPDSATSATAATAAAADYEDENGVSSPNSTVSSISGKRSERELIGDEIENERDSCSRGSDDEDGGGGDNSRKKLRLTKEQSLVLEETFKEHNTLNPKQKLALAKQLNLRPRQVEVWFQNRRARTKLKQTEVDCEYLKRCCENLTEENRRLQKEVQELRTLKLSPQLYMHMSPPTTLTMCPSCERVAVTSSSSSTAASSAPNRPHAIPGVSRPVPINRWAALPIQHRPKDAQVSRS encoded by the exons ATGGGTGAGAATGATGATGGCTTGGGGTTGAGTTTGAGCTTAGGATGTGGAGCAACTCAGCCTTCTGTCAAGTTGAATCTCATGCAAAAACCTTCTCCTCCCATGCAATATCACCACCATCATCACCACCACCGTCAAAAGACTCCTTGGAATGAAATCTTTCAGCTGTCAAATG atTCGAGATCGTTTCTCCGAGGACTCGACGTGAACCAAGCACCGGACTCGGCCACGTCGGCCACGGCGGCCACAGCAGCAGCCGCCGATTACGAAGATGAGAATGGTGTATCGTCCCCAAACAGCACGGTGTCGAGCATCAGCGGGAAGAGGAGCGAGAGAGAGCTGATTGGGGATGAGATTGAGAATGAAAGAGATTCTTGTTCTCGCGGAAGCGATGACGAAGACGGCGGCGGTGgtgataattccagaaagaagCTCAGGCTGACCAAGGAGCAGTCTCTGGTTCTTGAGGAGACTTTCAAGGAGCACAACACTCTTAATCCG AAGCAGAAGCTGGCGTTGGCAAAGCAATTGAACCTGCGGCCAAGGCAAGTGGAGGTGTGGTTTCAAAACAGGAGAGCAAG GACCAAGTTGAAGCAAACAGAGGTCGACTGTGAGTATCTGAAAAGGTGTTGTGAGAATCTGACGGAGGAGAACAGGAGACTGCAAAAGGAAGTCCAAGAGCTTAGAACACTGAAGCTTTCCCCACAGCTCTACATGCACATGAGCCCTCCCACAACCCTCACCATGTGTCCCTCATGTGAGCGTGTGGCGGTCACCTCTTCATCATCCTCCACTGCTGCCTCATCCGCCCCAAATCGGCCGCACGCCATCCCCGGCGTTTCTCGCCCTGTGCCAATCAATCGGTGGGCCGCCTTGCCAATCCAGCACCGGCCTAAAGATGCGCAAGTGTCTCGGTCTTAA
- the LOC133777571 gene encoding homeobox-leucine zipper protein HAT3 isoform X1, protein MGENDDGLGLSLSLGCGATQPSVKLNLMQKPSPPMQYHHHHHHHRQKTPWNEIFQLSNDSRSFLRGLDVNQAPDSATSATAATAAAADYEDENGVSSPNSTVSSISGKRSERELIGDEIENERDSCSRGSDDEDGGGGDNSRKKLRLTKEQSLVLEETFKEHNTLNPDSLEIKPKDLWRVQKQKLALAKQLNLRPRQVEVWFQNRRARTKLKQTEVDCEYLKRCCENLTEENRRLQKEVQELRTLKLSPQLYMHMSPPTTLTMCPSCERVAVTSSSSSTAASSAPNRPHAIPGVSRPVPINRWAALPIQHRPKDAQVSRS, encoded by the exons ATGGGTGAGAATGATGATGGCTTGGGGTTGAGTTTGAGCTTAGGATGTGGAGCAACTCAGCCTTCTGTCAAGTTGAATCTCATGCAAAAACCTTCTCCTCCCATGCAATATCACCACCATCATCACCACCACCGTCAAAAGACTCCTTGGAATGAAATCTTTCAGCTGTCAAATG atTCGAGATCGTTTCTCCGAGGACTCGACGTGAACCAAGCACCGGACTCGGCCACGTCGGCCACGGCGGCCACAGCAGCAGCCGCCGATTACGAAGATGAGAATGGTGTATCGTCCCCAAACAGCACGGTGTCGAGCATCAGCGGGAAGAGGAGCGAGAGAGAGCTGATTGGGGATGAGATTGAGAATGAAAGAGATTCTTGTTCTCGCGGAAGCGATGACGAAGACGGCGGCGGTGgtgataattccagaaagaagCTCAGGCTGACCAAGGAGCAGTCTCTGGTTCTTGAGGAGACTTTCAAGGAGCACAACACTCTTAATCCG GATAGTTTGGAGATTAAACCCAAGGATCTTTGGCGTGTGCAGAAGCAGAAGCTGGCGTTGGCAAAGCAATTGAACCTGCGGCCAAGGCAAGTGGAGGTGTGGTTTCAAAACAGGAGAGCAAG GACCAAGTTGAAGCAAACAGAGGTCGACTGTGAGTATCTGAAAAGGTGTTGTGAGAATCTGACGGAGGAGAACAGGAGACTGCAAAAGGAAGTCCAAGAGCTTAGAACACTGAAGCTTTCCCCACAGCTCTACATGCACATGAGCCCTCCCACAACCCTCACCATGTGTCCCTCATGTGAGCGTGTGGCGGTCACCTCTTCATCATCCTCCACTGCTGCCTCATCCGCCCCAAATCGGCCGCACGCCATCCCCGGCGTTTCTCGCCCTGTGCCAATCAATCGGTGGGCCGCCTTGCCAATCCAGCACCGGCCTAAAGATGCGCAAGTGTCTCGGTCTTAA